Proteins encoded in a region of the Synechococcus sp. BIOS-U3-1 genome:
- a CDS encoding HAD family hydrolase, protein MNLDDWVVVFDLDDTLISELEYQRSGISAVEKVIFSIYGIPFDGRIQSASERGVEDVWGWACEQLNLPFEVKTSFLWLYRLHRPAIQLASGIRDTLDVLSDLNANLAILSDGRSVTQRLKLAAVGLGSIPLFVSEDYQCEKPSPERFVAIEKRWPDCRYVYVADNPVKDFLAPNERGWLTLGSNWVKTRVHQIDPSFLGVDYQPSYWLSEPIEVIRQIQAAQKHVLAT, encoded by the coding sequence ATGAATCTCGACGATTGGGTGGTCGTTTTTGATTTAGACGACACATTGATTTCTGAGCTTGAATATCAACGTTCTGGAATCTCTGCAGTTGAAAAAGTTATTTTTTCAATCTATGGTATTCCTTTTGACGGCCGCATTCAAAGCGCATCTGAGAGGGGTGTTGAGGATGTTTGGGGCTGGGCTTGTGAGCAGCTAAACCTTCCGTTCGAGGTGAAAACAAGTTTTTTGTGGCTTTACAGACTTCATAGGCCTGCAATTCAGCTTGCATCAGGAATTCGTGATACTTTGGATGTACTTTCAGATTTAAATGCAAATCTTGCTATACTGTCTGATGGTCGATCTGTTACCCAACGTCTCAAGTTAGCTGCCGTTGGCCTTGGTTCAATACCTCTTTTTGTCTCTGAAGACTATCAGTGTGAAAAGCCAAGTCCTGAGCGTTTTGTTGCTATTGAGAAGCGATGGCCTGACTGTCGTTATGTATATGTTGCTGATAATCCTGTCAAGGATTTCCTGGCTCCAAATGAAAGGGGGTGGCTCACCCTTGGAAGCAATTGGGTCAAGACTAGGGTTCATCAGATTGATCCCTCATTTTTAGGTGTCGACTATCAGCCGTCGTATTGGCTTTCTGAACCCATCGAAGTTATTCGTCAGATTCAAGCAGCTCAAAAGCATGTTCTGGCCACCTAA